A stretch of the Pseudoalteromonas phenolica genome encodes the following:
- a CDS encoding methyl-accepting chemotaxis protein has product MINSLTVQSRLILLACVPIILFIGATLFTLKEVKIIVHDLDELYDLRVIPMQEIKVVSDDYAVIIVDTFHKLRGGAVSKEQAIADILKAQEVARKNWQLYLKNVTSTEEKRLISLAEQQREKVDQLIAIYLSEIRENTFSAKDYSFFVKETYSTFDPLSESFGDLINYQVKQAQLLKIEGDEEAEKVEFSLITLSIVIVFTMLSVGFLIYRSINTPLTKMGKTIEQVVRDTDLTIRVEENGSDEFSKIAIDFNMMMDKFQTMLSQISSAINSLSGLSSQVASSGDQMASSALEQEQQTAMIAQAITEMSSAIAEVSENASRTATYAEDAENLSIEGQKTIEQSIQAIHELAELVVNNAKLINELNNQTTEINQVVMMIQGVAEQTNLLALNAAIEAARAGESGRGFAVVADEVRTLAHNTQKATENIKDMISKLQTQANNAASAMSDAEVRASRSVEMAEHSSQKIQAISSSVSEIASMNIQVSTATEEQTSVTSEMSSSIEGFNLSINEISTSAQNNSVSGKELLDMAERLNHEIKQFKV; this is encoded by the coding sequence ATGATTAATTCTTTAACCGTTCAATCTAGACTCATTTTACTCGCATGTGTGCCTATTATTTTGTTCATAGGTGCGACGCTTTTTACGTTAAAAGAAGTCAAAATTATCGTTCATGATTTGGATGAGTTATACGACCTTCGTGTCATTCCAATGCAAGAAATCAAAGTCGTGTCTGACGATTATGCCGTCATCATAGTTGACACATTCCATAAGCTCAGAGGTGGTGCTGTATCTAAAGAGCAAGCCATAGCAGATATTTTAAAGGCACAAGAGGTTGCCAGAAAAAATTGGCAATTATATTTAAAGAATGTAACGAGTACAGAAGAGAAAAGGCTTATTAGCCTTGCTGAGCAACAAAGAGAAAAAGTAGATCAATTGATTGCGATATATCTATCAGAGATTAGAGAGAACACTTTTAGTGCTAAAGATTATTCTTTTTTTGTCAAAGAGACTTACAGTACTTTTGATCCACTCAGTGAAAGTTTTGGCGATCTGATTAATTATCAGGTAAAGCAAGCTCAACTTTTAAAAATAGAAGGGGATGAAGAAGCCGAAAAAGTGGAGTTTTCGCTTATTACTTTGTCGATTGTTATTGTCTTTACAATGTTGTCAGTGGGTTTCTTAATCTACAGAAGTATAAATACACCTTTAACAAAAATGGGAAAAACCATAGAACAAGTTGTCAGAGACACAGATTTAACAATACGAGTTGAAGAAAACGGCAGTGATGAATTCAGTAAAATAGCGATTGATTTTAATATGATGATGGATAAATTCCAAACCATGTTAAGTCAAATTTCATCTGCCATTAACTCTTTGTCTGGCTTATCTTCTCAAGTAGCAAGCTCTGGTGATCAAATGGCTTCTTCAGCCCTAGAGCAAGAGCAACAAACAGCAATGATAGCGCAAGCAATTACTGAAATGAGCTCTGCGATTGCTGAAGTATCAGAAAATGCATCTCGTACAGCTACATATGCTGAAGACGCAGAAAACTTATCGATTGAAGGTCAAAAAACCATTGAACAAAGTATTCAAGCAATTCATGAACTTGCTGAGCTTGTGGTCAATAATGCAAAATTGATTAATGAACTTAATAATCAAACTACAGAGATAAACCAAGTTGTAATGATGATCCAAGGCGTTGCAGAGCAAACGAATTTGTTAGCCCTCAATGCTGCGATTGAAGCTGCTAGGGCTGGGGAATCTGGAAGAGGGTTTGCGGTTGTTGCAGATGAAGTAAGAACGTTGGCTCATAATACTCAGAAAGCGACAGAAAATATAAAGGACATGATCAGTAAATTACAAACTCAGGCCAATAATGCGGCTTCAGCTATGTCAGATGCTGAAGTCAGAGCGTCGAGAAGTGTAGAAATGGCTGAGCATTCGTCTCAGAAGATTCAAGCAATTAGTAGCTCAGTGAGTGAAATCGCATCTATGAATATTCAAGTTTCAACGGCCACCGAAGAACAAACGTCTGTAACAAGTGAAATGTCCAGCTCTATTGAAGGCTTTAATTTGAGCATTAATGAAATATCAACCAGTGCACAAAACAACTCCGTGTCAGGAAAAGAGTTATTAGATATGGCGGAGCGGTTAAATCACGAAATTAAACAATTCAAAGTTTAG
- a CDS encoding superoxide dismutase: MPFTLPKLNYQYDALEPHIDTKTMEIHHTLHHQTYVNKANEALAETEFSDKSDEWLLRNIKTLPASLQGAVRDHVGGHHNHSLFWEVMSEDGGQLQTGKLADDINKAFGSFETFKELFIKAALTRFGSGWAWLVVNEQGELQVTSSLNQDSPLMDNLIPILGLDVWEHAYYLKYQNRRPEYINAFFNVINWAEVERRYLEVI; this comes from the coding sequence ATGCCATTCACACTGCCAAAACTGAATTATCAATACGACGCCTTAGAGCCACACATTGATACAAAAACAATGGAAATTCACCATACCCTACATCATCAAACTTATGTAAATAAAGCAAACGAAGCGCTTGCTGAAACAGAGTTCTCAGATAAAAGTGACGAATGGTTGTTAAGAAATATCAAAACATTGCCAGCCTCGTTACAAGGTGCTGTAAGAGATCATGTTGGTGGTCATCATAACCATAGCTTATTTTGGGAAGTGATGTCTGAAGACGGCGGGCAACTACAAACAGGGAAACTGGCCGATGACATTAATAAGGCATTTGGTAGCTTTGAAACTTTCAAAGAACTTTTCATCAAAGCTGCTCTCACACGTTTTGGTAGCGGCTGGGCATGGCTCGTGGTAAACGAGCAAGGTGAATTGCAGGTTACGAGCTCACTTAACCAAGACAGTCCGTTAATGGATAACTTAATACCAATATTGGGCTTAGATGTATGGGAACACGCTTACTATTTAAAATACCAAAACCGTCGCCCTGAGTATATTAACGCTTTCTTTAATGTGATTAATTGGGCCGAGGTAGAACGTCGATACTTAGAAGTGATTTAA
- a CDS encoding isocitrate lyase/PEP mutase family protein produces the protein MFRELHHQRDPLILCNVWDAASAIIAEKLGYQAVGTSSAAIATSQGKTDGQNTDFETLLTVVKQISEVTPLPLTVDIESGYADTPQEVVDNIAKLADLKVVGINIEDSHLIDGRRTLVDKHVFTKNLSQIKTLLNDANIEMFINVRSDTYIVDAETALPETIDRIRLYETVGADGIFLPCLTAPDDIAKIVAHSSLPLNVMCMPKLAGFEQLKQLGVKRISMGNLVYDNMLAHLEDTMLSIKQQGSFEPLHFSD, from the coding sequence ATGTTTAGAGAACTACATCACCAAAGAGATCCTTTAATTCTTTGTAATGTTTGGGATGCCGCGAGCGCCATCATTGCTGAGAAGCTTGGTTATCAAGCAGTAGGTACATCAAGTGCCGCCATTGCGACGTCACAAGGTAAAACGGATGGTCAAAACACCGATTTTGAAACATTATTGACGGTAGTGAAACAAATATCAGAAGTAACACCCTTGCCACTCACTGTAGATATTGAATCCGGCTATGCTGACACGCCACAAGAGGTTGTCGATAACATTGCAAAACTTGCCGACTTAAAGGTAGTTGGTATTAATATCGAAGATAGCCACTTAATAGATGGCCGCAGAACATTAGTCGATAAGCATGTTTTCACAAAGAACCTTTCGCAAATCAAAACGCTATTGAATGATGCAAATATAGAAATGTTCATCAACGTGCGCTCAGATACATATATTGTTGATGCGGAGACAGCTTTACCTGAAACAATCGACCGTATTCGTCTATACGAAACTGTAGGGGCTGATGGTATCTTTCTACCCTGCTTAACGGCTCCTGACGATATCGCCAAAATCGTCGCTCACAGCTCTTTGCCTCTCAATGTAATGTGTATGCCAAAACTTGCTGGTTTTGAACAACTGAAACAACTCGGTGTAAAACGTATTTCAATGGGTAATTTAGTTTATGATAATATGCTGGCCCACTTAGAAGACACGATGTTATCTATTAAGCAACAAGGCTCTTTTGAGCCATTACATTTTAGTGACTAG
- a CDS encoding VOC family protein, with the protein MYLEHVNLVVSNIESSLKFYQAAFPHWFIRSKGTGEWYGKQRTWVHFGDDYHYLALSDHGEGDNRKLEGHQVGLAHFAYVVKNIEALAKRMLAAGFDIDKIGTDHPFRKNMYFIDPDGFEVEFVEYLSDLPNERNSD; encoded by the coding sequence ATGTATTTAGAACATGTAAATTTAGTTGTCAGTAATATCGAAAGTTCACTAAAGTTTTATCAAGCGGCATTTCCACATTGGTTTATTCGCAGTAAAGGGACGGGGGAATGGTACGGCAAACAGCGCACTTGGGTGCATTTTGGAGATGACTATCATTATCTAGCCTTGAGCGACCATGGTGAGGGGGACAACCGTAAGTTAGAAGGGCACCAAGTGGGGCTTGCACACTTTGCTTATGTTGTTAAAAACATCGAGGCACTAGCAAAGAGAATGCTAGCGGCAGGGTTTGATATAGATAAAATAGGTACTGACCACCCATTTAGAAAAAACATGTATTTTATCGACCCTGATGGCTTTGAAGTCGAGTTTGTTGAATATTTATCTGATTTACCAAATGAAAGGAATTCAGATTAA
- a CDS encoding ATP-binding protein: protein MSQQSSPQGLNRSIYIAIVVSGFIHAVTFFLAKSSFSQWRWQHVPFHSAIEVFGGAIAIFVCFLLLNLEKNKRGTSFNIPIAAAIGAMGILDISHALVEPGKLFVWFHSIATFFGGIFFLLVVLPSFIQTRLKSTFVYLVLCIAILLAAFSFIYPQLVPEMVIDGRFSTFAIMLNTVGGTCLLIASVKLYYSYRQDKKTDDLLFILHCSMFGLAAIMFQQSFLWDLSWWGWHLLRLLAYGVALWFALLNEKYLFAQLKHSVDRAEKHVEITEKQQAAILSSLNDAIVVVDRFSKIKLFSASAELMFKIPKEEALKINCNQIMACSQHANIISAFEDVLSHQKAPDHKVKLSGIKKNNNVFPLDVAVTKLDLEGELHFIAVIRDISVEVEQKRKLKQAVKDAQSANIAKSAFLANTSHEIRTPMHGLYGNLQLLRDLNLPPTAHQYVHSAISCSKNLMVIINDILDFSKIEAGKLDIESVKFDLSELLENIRLEMSTQAEKKGLSFDFKSHIAHAHWQGDPVRIYQVLNNIVSNALKFTQTGCVSFISEYDAQSSRLKFTIKDTGIGMSESDIGKLFNRFEQADITTTRKYGGTGLGMSITKSLIELMGGQISVRSWLAVGSEFTVTIPSEKSTSKEPPEQNADTIIKFSNSHILLVEDNKMNQMIANAMLAETQVQITLAENGQEALDILHEHIDLVLMDIQMPVMDGIEATKHIKTIRSDLVVIALTANVSTEDIVIYKSTGFDDVIAKPVDKKQMLSTLSKYL, encoded by the coding sequence ATGTCTCAGCAATCTAGTCCACAGGGGCTCAATCGCTCCATTTATATTGCCATTGTTGTCAGCGGCTTTATTCATGCAGTCACATTTTTCTTAGCTAAATCTTCTTTTTCACAATGGCGCTGGCAGCATGTTCCTTTTCATAGTGCCATTGAGGTATTTGGCGGTGCTATTGCTATTTTTGTATGTTTCTTATTACTGAATTTAGAGAAAAACAAGCGAGGTACCAGCTTTAATATTCCTATTGCTGCTGCAATAGGCGCTATGGGAATTTTAGACATATCACATGCCTTAGTTGAGCCTGGTAAATTGTTTGTATGGTTTCATTCCATAGCAACTTTTTTTGGTGGCATTTTCTTTCTTTTGGTTGTTTTACCATCATTTATACAAACAAGGCTTAAAAGCACGTTTGTTTATCTAGTACTTTGTATTGCCATTTTGCTCGCCGCATTTTCATTTATTTACCCACAACTTGTTCCAGAAATGGTGATAGATGGCCGATTCTCAACCTTTGCAATCATGCTCAATACCGTCGGTGGCACCTGTTTACTAATTGCATCAGTAAAACTGTATTACAGTTATAGACAAGACAAAAAAACAGACGACCTCCTTTTTATTTTGCATTGCTCTATGTTTGGCCTTGCAGCCATCATGTTTCAGCAATCATTTTTGTGGGATCTATCATGGTGGGGATGGCACTTGCTACGTCTTTTAGCCTACGGTGTTGCACTCTGGTTTGCCCTTTTGAATGAAAAGTATTTATTTGCGCAATTAAAACACTCCGTAGATAGAGCCGAGAAGCATGTCGAGATCACAGAAAAACAACAAGCAGCCATTCTTAGTAGCTTAAATGATGCTATCGTGGTGGTAGATCGATTTAGCAAAATTAAGCTTTTTTCAGCCAGTGCCGAATTAATGTTTAAAATACCTAAAGAAGAAGCGTTGAAAATAAACTGCAATCAAATAATGGCATGCTCACAACACGCAAACATTATTTCTGCTTTTGAAGATGTCTTGTCCCATCAAAAAGCCCCTGACCATAAAGTAAAGCTCTCTGGCATTAAAAAAAATAACAATGTATTTCCATTAGATGTTGCAGTAACAAAACTTGATTTAGAGGGCGAATTACACTTTATTGCTGTTATTAGAGATATATCTGTGGAGGTTGAACAAAAAAGAAAATTAAAACAAGCAGTCAAAGATGCTCAGTCTGCAAATATAGCAAAAAGTGCTTTTTTGGCAAATACCAGTCACGAAATTAGAACGCCAATGCATGGGTTATATGGAAACCTTCAGCTACTTAGAGATTTAAACTTACCCCCGACAGCGCATCAGTATGTCCACAGTGCAATAAGTTGCTCAAAGAATTTAATGGTAATCATAAACGATATTTTAGATTTTTCTAAAATAGAAGCGGGTAAGCTAGATATTGAGTCTGTTAAATTTGATCTTAGTGAACTGCTCGAGAATATTCGACTCGAAATGAGCACGCAAGCAGAAAAAAAAGGGCTCAGTTTCGATTTCAAAAGCCACATCGCACATGCTCATTGGCAAGGTGATCCTGTTCGAATTTACCAAGTATTAAATAATATAGTGTCGAACGCACTTAAGTTTACTCAAACTGGCTGTGTTTCATTCATTTCAGAATATGACGCTCAATCGAGTAGATTAAAATTTACAATAAAAGATACCGGTATTGGTATGTCAGAAAGTGACATTGGTAAACTATTTAATCGATTCGAACAAGCTGACATCACAACAACCCGAAAGTACGGCGGAACTGGTTTAGGAATGTCCATAACTAAATCATTAATTGAACTTATGGGAGGCCAGATAAGTGTGCGAAGCTGGCTTGCTGTTGGATCTGAATTTACCGTTACTATTCCCTCTGAGAAATCCACTTCGAAAGAGCCCCCTGAGCAAAATGCAGACACAATAATAAAGTTTAGCAATTCACATATTTTACTTGTAGAAGATAATAAGATGAATCAAATGATTGCTAATGCAATGCTTGCTGAAACCCAAGTTCAAATCACTTTAGCTGAGAATGGACAAGAAGCGCTCGATATACTTCATGAGCATATCGATTTAGTTTTGATGGATATTCAAATGCCAGTCATGGATGGCATTGAAGCAACGAAACATATAAAAACCATAAGATCTGATTTAGTCGTTATTGCACTCACTGCAAACGTATCTACTGAAGACATCGTCATCTATAAATCAACAGGTTTTGACGATGTGATAGCAAAACCCGTTGATAAAAAACAAATGCTTTCGACATTATCGAAATACCTCTGA
- a CDS encoding HIT family protein gives MIKTARLQPRDITEATMNDQYQANNIFAKILKGEAPCIKIFEDDYTLAFMDIMPQKEGHALVIPKQAATTIYDLTDQAALACMKTVQKVGKAVEQALNVQGTSIVQHNGNAAGQTVPHFHFHVIPGSLHGLKAHAQVKSELEQIQIIAEKIKKFI, from the coding sequence ATGATAAAAACAGCAAGATTACAACCCCGTGACATAACCGAGGCAACAATGAACGACCAGTACCAAGCTAATAATATCTTCGCAAAAATTCTCAAAGGCGAAGCGCCTTGCATTAAAATTTTTGAAGATGACTATACGCTCGCTTTTATGGACATCATGCCACAAAAAGAGGGACATGCTTTGGTTATTCCAAAACAAGCTGCCACAACTATTTATGACCTAACAGATCAAGCAGCGCTAGCATGTATGAAAACAGTACAGAAAGTCGGTAAAGCTGTTGAACAAGCCTTAAATGTACAAGGGACTTCGATTGTACAGCATAATGGCAATGCCGCTGGTCAAACCGTACCTCATTTCCATTTTCATGTAATTCCCGGCTCTCTTCATGGATTAAAAGCACATGCACAAGTTAAAAGTGAACTTGAGCAGATCCAAATAATCGCCGAAAAGATTAAAAAGTTCATCTAA
- a CDS encoding GNAT family N-acetyltransferase produces MNLTVKQVFTDTKHIYLNLAQAYEAEFSKIVGKAPDENGIFPLDTQLNESTFGFVCYVDNVPAGIAAISQNSEYEFEVCEFYIVPYFRKQKLGMQFSHKLFDLFKGHWQIKQITGADYATLFWQETLRCYQVGQFSEDSFSDPYWGKVTRQRFSNL; encoded by the coding sequence ATGAACCTAACTGTCAAACAAGTCTTCACTGATACTAAACATATTTATCTTAATTTGGCTCAGGCGTATGAAGCTGAATTTTCAAAGATTGTGGGAAAAGCACCCGATGAAAATGGCATTTTCCCTTTAGATACACAATTAAATGAGTCCACTTTTGGCTTTGTTTGTTATGTTGATAACGTACCTGCAGGCATTGCCGCAATATCGCAAAATAGTGAATATGAATTTGAGGTATGTGAGTTTTACATCGTGCCTTATTTCAGAAAACAGAAACTTGGCATGCAGTTTAGTCACAAATTATTTGATTTATTCAAGGGCCATTGGCAAATCAAGCAAATTACAGGCGCAGATTATGCCACGCTATTCTGGCAAGAAACTTTGCGTTGTTATCAAGTAGGTCAGTTTAGCGAAGACTCCTTTTCAGACCCATATTGGGGGAAAGTAACTAGGCAAAGATTCTCAAACCTATAA
- a CDS encoding MarR family winged helix-turn-helix transcriptional regulator translates to MQNDDLLKLENQLCFPLYAASRLVTRLYQPLLEAHGLTYPQYIVLLILWEQDGLTVSDIGDKAMLSSNTLTPLLKRMQTAKLVERARSEFDERKVIIKLTEKGHALKNKVACIPMQLLENSQIDIEKAKQLKNLLNELIGKLA, encoded by the coding sequence ATGCAAAACGATGATTTACTTAAATTAGAAAATCAGTTGTGCTTTCCGCTTTATGCCGCATCTAGGCTGGTAACGCGTCTTTACCAGCCTTTGCTTGAAGCCCATGGCCTGACTTATCCGCAATATATTGTTTTGTTGATCCTCTGGGAGCAAGATGGCTTAACGGTGAGTGACATCGGTGATAAAGCCATGCTCAGCAGTAACACTTTGACACCGCTACTAAAAAGAATGCAGACTGCCAAATTAGTAGAAAGAGCAAGAAGTGAATTTGATGAGCGTAAAGTGATCATAAAACTGACGGAAAAAGGACATGCATTAAAAAACAAAGTTGCTTGTATTCCAATGCAATTACTTGAAAATAGTCAAATCGATATTGAAAAAGCTAAACAACTAAAAAATTTGTTAAACGAACTAATTGGTAAATTAGCATAG
- a CDS encoding glutathione peroxidase, translating to MFYDLKATSLQGKPINFSDFKDKVVLIVNTASECGFTYQYEGLQKLHEEYANKGLVIIGFPCNQFGNQEPGDAGTIQQGCLINYGVDFLISEKVDVNGENAHPVFQYLKSKKTGFFGKNIKWNFTKFLINRHGEVESRFAPVTKPQAIANKIEKLL from the coding sequence ATGTTTTATGATTTGAAAGCGACAAGCTTACAAGGCAAACCAATCAACTTCTCTGACTTTAAAGATAAGGTAGTGTTAATTGTTAATACCGCGAGTGAATGTGGCTTTACTTATCAGTACGAAGGCTTACAAAAACTTCACGAAGAATACGCAAACAAAGGGCTTGTGATCATTGGCTTTCCTTGTAATCAATTTGGCAATCAAGAACCGGGAGATGCCGGCACCATTCAGCAAGGGTGCTTAATTAACTATGGCGTAGACTTTTTGATTAGCGAAAAAGTCGATGTAAATGGTGAGAACGCGCATCCAGTTTTTCAATATTTAAAGTCGAAGAAGACTGGCTTCTTTGGCAAAAACATTAAATGGAATTTCACAAAGTTTTTGATCAATCGTCATGGTGAGGTTGAAAGCCGCTTTGCACCAGTGACCAAACCGCAAGCAATTGCAAATAAGATTGAAAAACTGCTGTAG
- a CDS encoding endonuclease/exonuclease/phosphatase family protein — translation MLLILLLIELILLTLILLPSMAFSSDYYLFDLLSNFQLHFLLLALFLSIPLLLKSVKIGAISAAVSILLFASNHLWLFSKAQPLETESLNEPLKLHIVQANLSYFNPVLRTAVEELNSLNADLYLFYEFNQEQKPLFLEITGKRYKFGDGDYDGFPDGMGVISKYPLINIKKHKILPRKGTVITLTLQLPKQNLDLILLHPPSPRNLDKWQKRNVLLSSVQPLVEFTKSKHVLVAGDFNTTPWSNHFPRHHLLTPCYQQTGMYASWHAHKYLHPYGWLTGLPIDHCLTSNSIKVTQFKTHSLPGSDHLALDYKISLTD, via the coding sequence TTGTTGTTAATTTTACTGCTAATCGAGCTGATTTTACTCACGCTTATCTTGCTGCCATCAATGGCATTTAGCAGCGACTATTATCTGTTCGATTTACTGAGTAACTTTCAACTTCACTTCTTGTTATTAGCGCTGTTTTTAAGCATTCCCTTGCTGCTAAAGTCGGTAAAAATCGGCGCGATATCCGCAGCTGTTTCAATCCTACTGTTTGCCAGTAACCACCTTTGGTTGTTTAGTAAGGCACAACCTCTAGAAACCGAGTCTTTAAACGAGCCCCTCAAGCTGCACATCGTTCAGGCAAACTTAAGTTACTTCAACCCAGTGCTAAGAACTGCCGTTGAAGAACTAAACTCACTCAATGCCGACTTATATCTTTTTTACGAATTTAACCAAGAGCAAAAGCCGCTATTTCTTGAAATAACAGGTAAACGTTATAAGTTTGGTGATGGTGATTACGATGGCTTTCCTGATGGCATGGGAGTAATTAGTAAATACCCACTTATCAATATAAAAAAGCACAAGATCTTACCAAGGAAAGGCACTGTTATTACCTTGACTTTGCAATTGCCAAAACAAAATCTCGACCTTATTTTATTGCACCCACCCTCACCACGTAACCTTGATAAATGGCAAAAACGCAACGTGTTATTGAGCAGTGTACAACCTTTAGTGGAATTTACTAAAAGTAAACATGTTCTTGTGGCAGGTGACTTTAATACCACACCTTGGTCAAATCATTTTCCACGTCATCACTTGCTGACTCCTTGCTATCAACAAACTGGTATGTATGCATCTTGGCATGCCCATAAGTATTTACATCCTTATGGGTGGTTAACAGGCCTGCCTATCGATCATTGTTTAACAAGTAATTCGATTAAAGTTACTCAATTCAAAACTCATTCACTGCCTGGTAGTGATCACTTAGCACTAGACTACAAAATATCATTAACAGATTAA
- a CDS encoding Lrp/AsnC family transcriptional regulator — protein sequence MDKFDKQIIAELKKNARQSVSAIADTVSLSRSAVTERIKKLEQNGVIKGYQVLLSESQKVGVSAYFEIQHQCARCSEVVPLFQAIPEVVTCRGITGDMDLLVFVQAESMQRLHEIREHLDAQPDFVKIKTHVVMSEWIDNRAS from the coding sequence GTGGATAAATTCGACAAACAGATCATTGCAGAATTAAAAAAGAATGCGCGTCAAAGCGTCTCTGCCATTGCCGATACTGTAAGCCTATCTCGCTCTGCCGTGACCGAAAGAATTAAAAAACTCGAACAAAATGGTGTAATTAAAGGCTATCAAGTGCTGCTTAGCGAGTCCCAAAAAGTGGGAGTGTCTGCTTATTTTGAAATACAACACCAATGCGCGCGTTGCTCTGAAGTCGTGCCTTTATTTCAGGCTATTCCAGAAGTGGTTACCTGCCGTGGGATCACGGGTGATATGGATTTATTGGTATTTGTTCAAGCAGAATCTATGCAGCGCTTACACGAAATTCGTGAACATCTTGACGCTCAGCCTGATTTTGTGAAGATAAAAACCCATGTGGTAATGAGTGAGTGGATTGATAACCGAGCAAGCTAG